The following are encoded in a window of Oreochromis aureus strain Israel breed Guangdong linkage group 10, ZZ_aureus, whole genome shotgun sequence genomic DNA:
- the dpf2 gene encoding zinc finger protein ubi-d4 isoform X2, whose translation MAAVVENVVKLLGEQYYRDAMEQCHNYNARLCAERSVRMPFLDSQTGVAQSNCYIWMEKRHRGPGMAPGQLYTYPARRWRKKRRSHPPEDPRLIFPPVKSELDLGLKKDALLSSDGSSLEALLKGESLDKRTSADLRGSEEDSNMSDYTGGLNPAARIRKRILEPDDFLDDLDDEDYEEDTPKRRGKGKGKGRGVGSSRKKLDTAALEDRDKPYACDICGKRYKNRPGLSYHYTHSHLAEEEGEEKDDMEMNEPALSLPEEPKTPKKGPDGLALPNNYCDFCLGDSKTNHKTGQSEELVSCSDCGRSGHPSCLQFTPVMMAAVKTYRWQCIECKCCNMCGTSENDLLFCDDCDRGYHMYCLNPPMSEPPEGSWSCHLCLDLLKDKASIYQNQNAPPS comes from the exons ATGGCAGCTGTTGTTGAGAATGTTGTCAAACT GCTGGGAGAGCAGTACTACAGAGATGCCATGGAGCAGTGTCACAACTACAATGCCAGGCTGTGCGCCGAGAGGAGCGTTCGGATGCCGTTCCTCGACTCGCAGACCGGCGTGGCTCAGAGCAACTGTTATATCTGGATGGAGAAAAGACACAGGGGACCAG GCATGGCTCCAGGACAGCTGTACACTTACCCAGCcaggaggtggaggaagaaaCGAAGATCTCATCCTCCAGAAGACCCCCGGCTTATCTTCCCTCCGGTTAAATCAG AGCTAGATTTAGGACTGAAGAAGGATGCTCTGTTGTCATCGGATGGCAGCAGCCTGGAGGCCCTGCTGAAGGGGGAGTCCTTGGACAAAAGGACATCCGCAGACCTCCGAGGCTCTGAGGAGGATTCCAACATGAGTGATTACACCGGAGGCCTGAACCCTGCCGCCCGGATCAGAAAG AGAATCCTCGAGCCGGACGACTTCCTGGACGACCTTGATGATGAAGACTATGAGGAAGACACGCCTAAAAGAAGAGGCAAAGGGAAAGGGAAG GGTCGAGGAGTGGGCAGCAGCAGGAAGAAGCTGGACACGGCAGCACTGGAGGACCGAGACAAGCCGTACGCCTGTGACA TCTGTGGGAAGCGCTACAAGAACCGTCCTGGCCTGAGCTACCACTACACCCACTCCCACCTGGCCGAGGAGGAGGGTGAGGAGAAAGACGACATGGAAATGAACGAGCCCGCCCTGTCGCTGCCCGAGGAGCCGAAAA CTCCAAAGAAAGGTCCAGATGGGCTCGCGTTGCCTAATAATTACTGTGATTTCTGCCTGGGAGACTCCAAAACTAATCACAAGACCGGCCAATCAGAGGAGCTGGTGTCCTGCTCTGACTGTGGACGTTCAG GCCACCCCTCCTGCCTGCAGTTCACTCCCGTAATGATGGCCGCCGTCAAGACGTACCGCTGGCAGTGCATAGAGTGCAAATGCTGCAACATGTGCGGCACATCGGAGAATGAT CTTCTGTTCTGCGATGACTGCGATAGAGGCTATCACATGTACTGTCTCAACCCCCCCATGTCTGAACCTCCAGAGG GAAGCTGGAGCTGTCATCTATGTCTGGACCTTTTGAAAGACAAGGCATCTATATACCAAAACCAGAACGCCCCACCGTCGTGA
- the dpf2 gene encoding zinc finger protein ubi-d4 isoform X1: MAAVVENVVKLLGEQYYRDAMEQCHNYNARLCAERSVRMPFLDSQTGVAQSNCYIWMEKRHRGPGMAPGQLYTYPARRWRKKRRSHPPEDPRLIFPPVKSELDLGLKKDALLSSDGSSLEALLKGESLDKRTSADLRGSEEDSNMSDYTGGLNPAARIRKRILEPDDFLDDLDDEDYEEDTPKRRGKGKGKGRGVGSSRKKLDTAALEDRDKPYACDICGKRYKNRPGLSYHYTHSHLAEEEGEEKDDMEMNEPALSLPEEPKTPKKGPDGLALPNNYCDFCLGDSKTNHKTGQSEELVSCSDCGRSGHPSCLQFTPVMMAAVKTYRWQCIECKCCNMCGTSENDDQLLFCDDCDRGYHMYCLNPPMSEPPEGSWSCHLCLDLLKDKASIYQNQNAPPS; the protein is encoded by the exons ATGGCAGCTGTTGTTGAGAATGTTGTCAAACT GCTGGGAGAGCAGTACTACAGAGATGCCATGGAGCAGTGTCACAACTACAATGCCAGGCTGTGCGCCGAGAGGAGCGTTCGGATGCCGTTCCTCGACTCGCAGACCGGCGTGGCTCAGAGCAACTGTTATATCTGGATGGAGAAAAGACACAGGGGACCAG GCATGGCTCCAGGACAGCTGTACACTTACCCAGCcaggaggtggaggaagaaaCGAAGATCTCATCCTCCAGAAGACCCCCGGCTTATCTTCCCTCCGGTTAAATCAG AGCTAGATTTAGGACTGAAGAAGGATGCTCTGTTGTCATCGGATGGCAGCAGCCTGGAGGCCCTGCTGAAGGGGGAGTCCTTGGACAAAAGGACATCCGCAGACCTCCGAGGCTCTGAGGAGGATTCCAACATGAGTGATTACACCGGAGGCCTGAACCCTGCCGCCCGGATCAGAAAG AGAATCCTCGAGCCGGACGACTTCCTGGACGACCTTGATGATGAAGACTATGAGGAAGACACGCCTAAAAGAAGAGGCAAAGGGAAAGGGAAG GGTCGAGGAGTGGGCAGCAGCAGGAAGAAGCTGGACACGGCAGCACTGGAGGACCGAGACAAGCCGTACGCCTGTGACA TCTGTGGGAAGCGCTACAAGAACCGTCCTGGCCTGAGCTACCACTACACCCACTCCCACCTGGCCGAGGAGGAGGGTGAGGAGAAAGACGACATGGAAATGAACGAGCCCGCCCTGTCGCTGCCCGAGGAGCCGAAAA CTCCAAAGAAAGGTCCAGATGGGCTCGCGTTGCCTAATAATTACTGTGATTTCTGCCTGGGAGACTCCAAAACTAATCACAAGACCGGCCAATCAGAGGAGCTGGTGTCCTGCTCTGACTGTGGACGTTCAG GCCACCCCTCCTGCCTGCAGTTCACTCCCGTAATGATGGCCGCCGTCAAGACGTACCGCTGGCAGTGCATAGAGTGCAAATGCTGCAACATGTGCGGCACATCGGAGAATGAT gATCAGCTTCTGTTCTGCGATGACTGCGATAGAGGCTATCACATGTACTGTCTCAACCCCCCCATGTCTGAACCTCCAGAGG GAAGCTGGAGCTGTCATCTATGTCTGGACCTTTTGAAAGACAAGGCATCTATATACCAAAACCAGAACGCCCCACCGTCGTGA